In Oscillospiraceae bacterium, the DNA window TGCACTTATTGGTTCTAAATGTTTGGGAATAACATTTTGGATTGTAACATCACCTTTAGTTGCGGCAGCCATAACCATATATGTGCCTGCTTCGATCTGGTCAGGAATTATGGCATATCTTGTGCCTGAAAGTTTATCTACACCTTTTATTTTTATAATATCAGTACCAGCACCTTTTATTTTTGCACCCATAGAATTTAAAAAGTTTGCAAGGTCAACAATGTGAGGTTCTTTTGCAGCGTTTTCGATTGTTGTGGTGCCTTGCGCTTTAACTGATGCAAGAATAATATTCATTGTAGCGCCGACTGAAACTGTATCTAAAAAAACGTTGTTTCCAATAAGTTCGGAAGCAACAGCTTCAATTCTGCCACCTTTGGTTTCTACTTTAGCTCCTAATGCTTCAAATCCTTTAATATGTAAATCCATTGGTCTGTCACCGAGATTACATCCACCCGGCAATGCAATATCTGCGTGTTTATATTTAGATAAAAGTGCACCCATAAAATAATATGATGCTCTCATTTTGCTTGTTAACTCAAAAGAACAGGTAGTAGTGGAAATTCCCGTACAGTCTATTTTGACCGTGTTTTTATCAAGTAGTTCAATTTTAGCACCAAGTTCAGTAAGAATTTTAAACTGAACTTCTATATCCTGAATCATAGGGACATTTTCGATGATACAGGGTTCATCTGATAAAATGACAGCAGGAACTATAGCAACAGCAGCATTTTTAGCACCACTTATACATACCGAACCATTTAATGGTTTTCCACCTGTGATTATGTATTTTTCCACACCATACACTCCCTTAAAAAATCACTTCAGTATATTATATCATATCAATAAAAAAAATCAAAGTGTTTTTTAAATATTTTATAAAAATGTATGGTGTGAAAGCCTAATTTGTATAAGGAGAAAATTCTTTTCTTATGAAATAACCCTGATTATGATCGCAAACAGGACAATTTTTCGGTGCTTCTTTTCCTTTGTGAACATGCCCGCAATTTAAACATACCCATTCAACTTCGTTGTCGTCAGAGAATAATTTGTTGTTTTCAAGAAGATTTGCAAATTGCATAAATCTTTCGGCGTGAGTTTTTTCAATTAAAGCAATTTTGTCAAATAGATTTGCAACTTTAATGAAACCTTCTTCTTTTGCCATTTTTGCAAAATCAGGATAAACAGGAGAAAATTCTTCCTGTTCATTATGAACGGCGCTTTTTAAAAGTTCTAAAATATTTGTAGATTTATCTACAGGATATCCGCCTTCGATATTAATGTTTTCGCCTTTTAGTTCACCTAGTGCGTCATAAAAAAGTTCTGCATGTTCTTTTTCCTGACCTGCAGTATAATTAAAGATAACTTCAATAACATGAAGCTGTTGTTTTTTTGCTTCACTTGCAGCAAAAGTATAACGGTTTCTTGCCTGGCTTTCTCCTGCAAACGCTTTCATCAGATTAATTTTGGTTTTACTGTCTTTAAGTTCCATAAATGTCAACTCCTTTTTCTCATATTATCTTTTTCTAAGGTAAAAAATATACATAAATTTTAAAATATAATTGACTAATTAAAAAAGTATGGTATTATTATACTTGTAAAATAAATTGGTAGAGGTTTTAAAAATGAAAAATAATATTTTTACAAAAGAAGTTTTAGAAAAAATAGAACTTTTATATGACAATAATGAAGAAACAAAAGAAAGATATCTTAATGCGGTAAATACATTTAAGAAACTTTATAAAAGGGATGATTTTAATATTTTCTCTGCACCTGGCAGAACGGAAATAATAGGCAACCATACCGATCATCAGCGTGGTATGGCAATGGCGGGAAGCGTTAATCTGGATGTAATCGGTGTAGCAGCAAAAAATAATTCTGATTTTGTAAGAGTGGTATCTTTTGGTTATGAAAAAGAAGACATAGTTAATGTAAATGAACTCGATATTAGAGAACACGAAAAAGAAAGATCAGTTTCACTTATAAGAGGGATTGTTAAAGCGTTTGTTGACTTAGGGTATAAAGTAGGAGGGCTTGATATATATGTTTCAAGCAATGTTTTAAAAGGCTCTGGACTTTCTTCTTCTGCCGCGTTTGAAGTTTTAATTGCAACTATAGTAAATCATATGTACTGCGATGCTAAAGAAGATGCAATATCTATTGCTAAAATTGGCAAGTATGCAGAAAATGTTTATTTTGGGAAACCTTGCGGGCTATTAGACCAGTTGGCTTCAAGTGTAGGCGGTTTTGTATATATGGATTTTTGCGATAATTCTAATCCTAAAGTTGAAAAAATAGAACTAAACTACAAAAAAGAAGGATATACTTTGTGTATTCTTGATACAGGTGGAAGTCACGCTGATTTAACTAATGACTATGCTGATATTTCGGGAGAACTTAAGAAAATATCACAACATTTTGGAAAAGAAGTTTTAAGAGAAGTACCTGAGGATGATTTTATAAGAGAAATCAAGATGCTAAGAGAAAAAGCAGGCGACAGGGCGGTTTTAAGAGCATTTCATGTGTATGAAGAAAATAAAAGGGTAGAAACGGCTAAAAATTGTCTTAAAGAAAAAGATTTTAATGGATTTTTACAAATTTTAAAAGTATCAGGAAACTCGTCTTTTAAATACTTACAAAATGTATATTCTCCATCAGATACTAAACAGCAAGGACTTGCTTTAGCACTATTACTTGCTGAGAAAATTTTAAAAGATAAAGGTGCTTTTCGTGTTCATGGAGGCGGGTTCGCAGGAACAATACAAGCATTTGTTCCAAATGAACTTGTAGATGAATATGTTTCTGAAATGGAAAGCGTATTCGGAAAGGGAAAATGTCACAAACTTTTTGTAAGACCGCTTGGCGCAACAAAAATATTATAGTAAAAAACGCCTGAATTTTTCAGGCGTTTTTTAATAAATAAATTACCTATATAATTTTCTTTCTTTAATTTCTTTAAAATGCAGCATCGAAGGCAAATTCGGAAAAGAAACTATGATTGCAGGACTTAACAAGTTTCTGCGTATTTACTACGGCAAGATTACTGAACTCTATAATTTCATTGATAAAGAATTAAATTGAAGTAACTACCCCAAACCTTTAATATTTTCACTGAGTGACAAAAATATCTATTTGCCAACTCTATTTTTTTATGCCCTTTTTGTGTTGATAAAATTTGAAAAAGAATATTTTTTGAAATAAAAAGTGATGTTGTACAATCGATTTTACCGGGTTTTGAAATTGTTTTAAATAGATGTTGTGGTTATAATTTTATCTTGACAAAAAAGAAGGGATACGATATAATAGAAAATAATTCTAATTAATAAAAAAAAATAGAAAAAAATTTCTAAGATTGAGAGGGGTTATATGGTAATTGCAAAAATTCATAATGTATTTAAAAACCTTACAGCAACAGAACAAAAGATTGCATCATACATTTTAGAATTTCCGGAAAAGATTATTAATATGACAGCAAAAGACCTTGCAAGTGCTTGTGAAACAGTTCCGTCAGCAGTTAATCGATTGTGTAAATCTATTGGTGTGGAAGGTTTTCCAAAATTGAAGATTTCTTTGGCTGCTGCAGTTGGTAAGGAAGGCTACAATGAGAATAACATTCCATTTGATAAAGAAGATAATCCAAAATTGATATTTAATAAGGTTTTCAACTCTGGTATAAATACGCTTAAAAGTACCTGCCAAATGATTGATTTTTCTAAAATAGATGAAATATCCAAAAAACTGGCATCAGCACAGCGTATTTTTATATTTGGTGTGGGGACATCTTCTGTGGTTGCAATTGATTCAGCTTATAGGTTTTCTCAACTTGATGTTCAGGCATATGCTTACACGGACATTTTACAGATGAATGTTATGGCAAATAATATGAAAAGAGGCGATGTTGCATTTGGAATTTCGCACAGCGGAAGAACAAAA includes these proteins:
- a CDS encoding UDP-N-acetylglucosamine 1-carboxyvinyltransferase, coding for MEKYIITGGKPLNGSVCISGAKNAAVAIVPAVILSDEPCIIENVPMIQDIEVQFKILTELGAKIELLDKNTVKIDCTGISTTTCSFELTSKMRASYYFMGALLSKYKHADIALPGGCNLGDRPMDLHIKGFEALGAKVETKGGRIEAVASELIGNNVFLDTVSVGATMNIILASVKAQGTTTIENAAKEPHIVDLANFLNSMGAKIKGAGTDIIKIKGVDKLSGTRYAIIPDQIEAGTYMVMAAATKGDVTIQNVIPKHLEPISAKLEEMNVGVEEGGDYVRIFYIERFNKSTVKTMPYPGFPTDMQPIIATLLALSNGTSTVIETVWDSRYKYVSELKKMGAKINVNGNMAVIEGVESFSGAPVLATDLRAGAAMLIAGLSAEGTTEISEIYHIDRGYERVVEKIEGIGGTIRRVSI
- a CDS encoding rubrerythrin family protein codes for the protein MELKDSKTKINLMKAFAGESQARNRYTFAASEAKKQQLHVIEVIFNYTAGQEKEHAELFYDALGELKGENINIEGGYPVDKSTNILELLKSAVHNEQEEFSPVYPDFAKMAKEEGFIKVANLFDKIALIEKTHAERFMQFANLLENNKLFSDDNEVEWVCLNCGHVHKGKEAPKNCPVCDHNQGYFIRKEFSPYTN
- a CDS encoding galactokinase translates to MKNNIFTKEVLEKIELLYDNNEETKERYLNAVNTFKKLYKRDDFNIFSAPGRTEIIGNHTDHQRGMAMAGSVNLDVIGVAAKNNSDFVRVVSFGYEKEDIVNVNELDIREHEKERSVSLIRGIVKAFVDLGYKVGGLDIYVSSNVLKGSGLSSSAAFEVLIATIVNHMYCDAKEDAISIAKIGKYAENVYFGKPCGLLDQLASSVGGFVYMDFCDNSNPKVEKIELNYKKEGYTLCILDTGGSHADLTNDYADISGELKKISQHFGKEVLREVPEDDFIREIKMLREKAGDRAVLRAFHVYEENKRVETAKNCLKEKDFNGFLQILKVSGNSSFKYLQNVYSPSDTKQQGLALALLLAEKILKDKGAFRVHGGGFAGTIQAFVPNELVDEYVSEMESVFGKGKCHKLFVRPLGATKIL
- a CDS encoding MurR/RpiR family transcriptional regulator; amino-acid sequence: MVIAKIHNVFKNLTATEQKIASYILEFPEKIINMTAKDLASACETVPSAVNRLCKSIGVEGFPKLKISLAAAVGKEGYNENNIPFDKEDNPKLIFNKVFNSGINTLKSTCQMIDFSKIDEISKKLASAQRIFIFGVGTSSVVAIDSAYRFSQLDVQAYAYTDILQMNVMANNMKRGDVAFGISHSGRTKIVVDVMRAARQAGATTIALTSFTKSLLYTESDYSISVYADEKNYPVEAVSARIAHMCVIDALMLTIASMNYEDYSKHISLRNAALDGIRY